The following coding sequences are from one Leptospira mayottensis 200901116 window:
- a CDS encoding TIGR04388 family protein, which yields MKLEYTEMLTCCDADWSEERGFSSRKRRKIRPTVPSFPCSVVSSPNRFSFKTKIVSLITIFSFHISFVIPLTVFSFLSSSSLDAQSVPTLGSTKQFANDELKPYVDAAKAGATDSGTFLNSVNNGEQVLEAAWETGVNAEIESIVGGVNNSDTVNNVNVYKDAVRAQLELQKQQAKNQWIADVNAYIQAELQIFLATLSQNTSNNVTSTNTNAVNTINPTVQTVTTTPAAQATNPAQAAQSYYQGTQLWDSKWQDLLNKQNTWEQNSLNAIQNGILQWNQSITGLENDKLSYLNGIEQTKAQWLANKQLIANAQSQMRNALQSTITNIRSQENQLKTNASSDPSLTSVFGDMDELLEDLQEALNSNASLGTLAQTLGNFFQSQITNATAKADYWNITKWQETYATQVLEFKKEVATASLSCSGSSSCNNLSTGPRAITYGNDGNVYGWGATNGGFQNGVLVSTFDPYTVMNPNYAELNQQYQSCQTQASGSPFGWITWISYPCSNFGWNGENAPVQSYTVVPNNSTGYYSAGHYEATCNGSDVGGTCLGGTGHYALDLTDCTGAPFGVMCGYSRQWHTDDSYSTSVTESFSQAQKDQIATNTKIRNAVYGNYNTAFGLSSQAGNAVSNSSVALETKVWLGGSALNNSNWYNSLGLIEQVQVQTKYKYIDSAMQANQNFWTSMKTQFTNIASTFLSLVNPLKDWEERSQTYEEEYQAKLLELEQTKQSTISNYDNQINLMKAARGAWVTEVYGYQMAGIAGSADNANSQFRTGQENWDDTISIFQQAELNWYLSAKDILQQAVTATDGETQFQTNATSQANQLQTQITNSETNTTGLYNAATGLYQTYQYAAAGNVMQQAITNLQNQTSWNGQGANLSQTIADSFGRSEAYKTAELSASNRINALAQTIYGNGAYIVDNTELNQIQNQITTSGQNQTFWQNEINGTNGGFNFNGRRATSISTTTEYTNIRNDISVATTLQAEVVDEERGYLKTANEYFEKSEKYQELADKARSEAKFDEAALYTGYAVREKNNALGYLKKKYYSLGEEITSEIDNRGLTYTKNSFLSYRDNLLNKNFQNTTQINKQIQEGKNAVAGIISEGESYNQIQGMIQTASNLNKQGEENKERVERLLLESKELANRNIGEGLLDGLQEMIASIQSSLPQEVSNNGVAQYIQAQEKELEEKQKKADELLSHMNLLVTNNNDLAALQTLLQGSSQAINLAANSAVSKYLDDYAKKLQKDNEERSANLQKTLLEALTNGDEYKYLREAGYGFRVDGEGISAYRQIYSGEIEIDGSAMKSTSYSPDLEYQYIRMETKFNPGNLSVDMMNPNATRFNAEMVLGVKNYIDNLQKNVETMFAQFSNKTNEIKEEYAENQEIESYQKKLYEASKENYLAAFQALPGELKNMFEGEMGGLKGYHEQGSKYNFGTESFKGQSGDMKKIGKAMYEGASIDDTVFGGSRELKGSVSVKGIPVEVSYGMQYLIVTSGFDISNLGYNFKLKGVGTNYVDNQLSNVNRKYTVYSEDIQNRIEKQAKANDAEKESKGFLFNVLSGMSGGQKPHEAIKSEVQSRITGAVAEATGLPASFVGALVGGSNMKQAMKAYEKSVTTEAISQATGIPAWYLNQKISEKEATHAMTTSFSYNMGRGLGTMAAVAIATVAVGPVGVIALAANPDVTKKVNKFSDHLGKQAYENRETIDTVITVAASATAIITGGASLVALAAYKTIQGATEGGVLGALAGAATIGNAPLSIATGGLVSYDLSYSREKGFGASVGGGMKLMEGLGVGATLSYNEQTGFGGSAGLQAGTSALSFNAGISYSEQGGISANAGLGLGMGKNGTTGSYASTLNLGMSYNRQDGFGTSVGISRNNNVVLPGVGATLSRSEFGGWGADVSTDQYGSYEGKGGKYGGVSGGLSWNEHTGLTLSLNSGGTNAFNYNAQSGLTSNSNFLAESAMNNGLSQGVAETPEEKAYAAAKAEADSRAAQNRNNSEQGKSALDAVGYATQRREEDYSQNHGDIDNDGKNKGSGIDPTKLEINQYERFQNRDGAAENLSKKIDETYSANQGKDKKLHKEFTSEIDLRRSKISENEANMSLGDKMKLDKLKDQKAALDAEYKAINSGGGKNDKYNEILLLKIEAVNHQMNDMKAGDAFKYKGENADNRTELMGRMIELKEKEAYGTLTPNEKKDLAKVTSGLEDYRRYGQVRDLILNNKISSYDLGSSTTAAICFVNSHSNYLGADTKTNYFSQAQLGNIGMTNSDYRGMKAPSLGVGSHWSGTLNTLKNPASGEVHVTRSQVDILNRSKANNAIVFTDTTGDGNANHWQNVARGEDGKWYDINNNRRTKDDLKQMDFSKVYQIKYNDNW from the coding sequence ATGAAACTGGAATATACGGAAATGCTAACATGTTGCGATGCAGATTGGAGCGAAGAGCGCGGTTTTTCTTCGCGGAAGCGAAGAAAAATTCGCCCCACTGTCCCCAGTTTTCCGTGCTCAGTCGTCAGTTCTCCGAATCGTTTTTCCTTTAAAACAAAGATCGTCAGTTTAATCACGATCTTTTCGTTTCATATATCCTTTGTCATACCTCTGACCGTTTTCAGTTTTTTGTCCTCCAGTTCTCTGGACGCTCAAAGTGTGCCGACACTCGGATCGACAAAACAATTTGCAAACGACGAATTAAAACCTTACGTGGACGCGGCAAAAGCCGGAGCCACGGATTCGGGAACGTTTTTAAATTCGGTGAACAACGGAGAACAAGTTTTAGAAGCCGCTTGGGAAACGGGAGTCAACGCGGAGATAGAATCGATCGTGGGTGGAGTGAATAACTCGGACACGGTGAATAACGTAAACGTTTACAAAGACGCTGTAAGAGCACAACTGGAACTGCAGAAACAACAGGCAAAGAACCAATGGATCGCAGACGTAAACGCATACATACAAGCAGAGTTACAAATCTTTTTAGCGACATTATCTCAAAACACATCGAACAACGTAACATCGACGAACACAAATGCGGTGAATACGATCAATCCGACCGTACAAACTGTAACCACTACTCCTGCCGCCCAAGCAACAAACCCCGCACAAGCGGCACAGAGTTATTACCAAGGAACCCAGCTCTGGGATTCTAAATGGCAGGATTTACTTAACAAACAAAACACCTGGGAACAGAATTCCTTAAATGCGATCCAGAATGGAATCCTGCAATGGAATCAATCAATTACAGGACTCGAAAATGATAAATTAAGTTATTTGAATGGAATCGAACAAACAAAAGCCCAGTGGTTGGCAAACAAACAATTGATTGCAAACGCTCAAAGCCAAATGAGAAACGCGCTTCAATCCACAATTACAAATATACGTTCTCAAGAAAATCAATTGAAAACAAATGCATCAAGTGATCCGAGTTTGACGTCCGTGTTTGGGGACATGGACGAATTGTTGGAAGATCTACAGGAGGCTCTGAATTCTAACGCATCCCTCGGCACGTTAGCGCAAACACTAGGAAATTTTTTCCAAAGTCAGATAACAAACGCAACCGCAAAAGCCGACTACTGGAATATAACCAAATGGCAGGAGACGTATGCGACTCAAGTCCTAGAGTTTAAAAAAGAAGTGGCAACCGCAAGCTTAAGTTGTAGTGGAAGTAGTTCTTGTAACAACCTGTCTACCGGACCACGAGCGATCACGTATGGAAACGACGGAAACGTATATGGTTGGGGTGCGACTAACGGAGGTTTTCAAAACGGAGTTTTGGTAAGCACTTTTGATCCATATACGGTAATGAATCCGAATTACGCGGAACTCAATCAACAATACCAAAGTTGCCAGACTCAGGCGTCCGGATCTCCATTCGGATGGATAACTTGGATATCCTATCCATGTTCAAATTTTGGATGGAACGGAGAGAATGCACCGGTTCAATCCTATACTGTAGTCCCCAACAACAGCACGGGATACTACAGCGCAGGACATTACGAAGCGACGTGTAACGGATCGGATGTAGGAGGAACTTGCCTTGGAGGAACCGGCCACTACGCGTTAGACTTAACTGATTGTACCGGAGCTCCGTTTGGAGTAATGTGCGGCTATAGCAGACAATGGCATACGGACGACAGTTATTCCACCTCGGTAACGGAAAGTTTTAGCCAGGCACAAAAAGATCAAATAGCGACAAACACAAAAATACGAAACGCGGTCTATGGAAATTACAACACTGCGTTTGGATTGTCTTCCCAAGCGGGGAATGCAGTTTCAAATTCAAGCGTTGCGCTTGAAACAAAAGTGTGGTTAGGCGGAAGCGCTTTAAATAACTCGAATTGGTACAATTCTCTTGGATTGATCGAACAAGTACAGGTTCAAACCAAATACAAATACATAGACTCTGCGATGCAAGCAAACCAGAACTTTTGGACGAGTATGAAAACACAGTTTACAAATATTGCATCCACGTTTTTGTCACTCGTCAATCCGTTGAAAGACTGGGAAGAAAGATCGCAAACATACGAAGAAGAATACCAAGCAAAACTATTAGAACTGGAACAAACGAAACAATCTACAATTTCCAACTATGATAATCAGATTAATCTCATGAAGGCGGCAAGAGGAGCCTGGGTCACAGAAGTTTACGGTTACCAAATGGCAGGAATTGCAGGAAGCGCAGATAACGCAAATAGCCAATTTAGAACGGGACAAGAAAACTGGGACGACACAATATCAATCTTCCAACAAGCAGAGTTAAATTGGTATTTATCCGCAAAAGATATATTGCAACAAGCGGTAACTGCAACTGACGGAGAAACACAATTCCAAACAAACGCAACCTCACAAGCAAACCAACTACAAACACAAATTACAAACTCGGAGACAAATACAACCGGGCTTTACAACGCAGCAACAGGTTTGTATCAAACGTATCAATATGCAGCGGCAGGAAACGTAATGCAACAAGCAATTACAAACCTGCAAAACCAAACAAGTTGGAACGGACAAGGAGCCAACCTCTCTCAAACAATCGCAGATTCTTTTGGAAGAAGCGAAGCCTACAAAACAGCAGAACTCAGCGCAAGTAATCGAATCAATGCATTAGCACAAACGATTTACGGAAACGGGGCATATATCGTAGACAATACAGAGTTAAATCAGATTCAAAATCAAATTACAACGAGCGGACAAAACCAAACGTTTTGGCAAAATGAAATCAATGGAACCAACGGAGGATTTAACTTTAACGGAAGAAGAGCGACAAGTATATCTACAACAACAGAATACACAAATATACGAAACGATATCTCTGTAGCGACAACACTACAAGCAGAAGTAGTAGACGAAGAGAGAGGCTATCTAAAAACCGCAAACGAATACTTTGAAAAATCAGAGAAGTATCAAGAGTTAGCAGACAAAGCAAGAAGCGAAGCCAAGTTCGATGAAGCAGCGCTTTACACTGGTTATGCGGTGAGAGAAAAAAACAACGCTTTAGGATATTTAAAAAAGAAATACTATTCGTTAGGCGAAGAAATTACGAGTGAAATAGACAACCGAGGATTGACATATACCAAAAATTCTTTCCTGAGTTACAGAGATAACCTACTCAACAAAAACTTTCAGAATACAACTCAAATCAACAAACAAATCCAAGAAGGAAAGAACGCCGTGGCGGGGATTATATCCGAAGGAGAAAGTTACAACCAAATCCAAGGAATGATACAAACCGCTTCCAACTTAAACAAACAAGGAGAAGAAAACAAAGAACGAGTGGAACGGTTGCTACTCGAATCCAAAGAATTAGCAAACCGTAATATCGGAGAAGGACTCTTGGATGGATTGCAAGAAATGATCGCAAGTATCCAAAGTTCGTTACCACAAGAAGTGAGTAACAATGGAGTCGCTCAATACATCCAAGCACAAGAGAAAGAATTGGAAGAAAAACAAAAAAAGGCAGATGAACTACTTTCTCACATGAATTTACTTGTGACGAATAACAATGATTTGGCGGCATTGCAAACATTGTTACAAGGAAGTAGCCAAGCAATCAACTTGGCGGCAAACAGCGCAGTGTCAAAATACTTAGACGACTACGCAAAAAAACTACAAAAAGATAACGAAGAAAGAAGTGCAAATCTCCAAAAGACACTTTTAGAAGCGCTGACCAACGGAGACGAATACAAATATCTTAGAGAAGCAGGATACGGATTTAGAGTGGATGGAGAAGGAATCAGCGCGTATCGACAGATCTACAGCGGAGAAATCGAAATCGACGGCAGTGCGATGAAGAGCACGAGTTATTCTCCCGATTTAGAATATCAATATATACGAATGGAGACGAAGTTTAATCCTGGAAACCTGAGCGTGGATATGATGAATCCAAACGCGACAAGGTTCAACGCAGAAATGGTACTGGGAGTTAAAAACTACATCGACAATCTACAAAAGAACGTGGAGACGATGTTTGCTCAGTTTAGCAACAAGACAAACGAGATCAAAGAAGAATACGCAGAGAATCAGGAGATCGAAAGTTATCAAAAGAAATTGTATGAGGCAAGTAAAGAGAATTACTTAGCAGCCTTCCAAGCTTTACCAGGCGAATTGAAAAACATGTTCGAAGGAGAAATGGGAGGCTTAAAAGGTTATCACGAACAAGGATCGAAATACAACTTCGGAACAGAAAGTTTCAAAGGCCAAAGCGGAGATATGAAGAAGATCGGCAAAGCGATGTATGAAGGAGCTTCGATCGACGACACAGTTTTTGGAGGAAGCAGAGAATTAAAAGGCTCGGTGAGCGTCAAAGGGATTCCTGTGGAAGTAAGCTACGGAATGCAATACTTGATCGTCACATCCGGATTTGATATTTCAAATTTAGGATACAACTTCAAGTTGAAGGGAGTGGGAACCAATTACGTCGACAATCAACTCTCAAACGTAAACCGAAAATATACCGTCTACTCCGAAGACATTCAAAATAGAATCGAAAAACAAGCAAAGGCGAATGACGCGGAGAAGGAAAGCAAGGGATTTCTGTTTAACGTATTAAGCGGAATGAGCGGAGGACAAAAACCTCATGAAGCCATTAAATCCGAAGTTCAAAGCCGCATAACGGGAGCAGTTGCGGAAGCAACTGGATTACCTGCGAGTTTTGTGGGAGCCCTTGTCGGCGGTTCCAACATGAAACAAGCGATGAAAGCATACGAGAAGAGCGTGACCACGGAAGCGATATCGCAAGCAACCGGAATTCCCGCTTGGTATTTAAACCAAAAGATTTCTGAGAAAGAAGCGACACACGCGATGACGACGAGCTTTTCGTACAACATGGGTCGGGGTCTTGGCACGATGGCGGCTGTTGCAATAGCGACAGTTGCGGTAGGTCCAGTCGGTGTCATCGCTCTTGCGGCAAATCCAGATGTGACGAAAAAAGTGAACAAGTTCTCGGATCATCTGGGTAAACAAGCGTATGAAAACCGCGAAACGATCGATACAGTAATAACGGTTGCTGCTTCTGCGACGGCAATCATAACAGGTGGAGCGAGTTTAGTAGCGCTTGCAGCTTACAAAACGATACAGGGCGCGACGGAAGGCGGCGTGTTGGGTGCGCTCGCTGGAGCAGCGACGATTGGGAATGCTCCTCTTTCGATTGCAACTGGAGGTCTTGTAAGCTATGACCTAAGCTACTCGAGAGAGAAAGGATTTGGAGCAAGCGTCGGCGGTGGCATGAAGCTGATGGAAGGCCTTGGAGTTGGAGCCACACTCAGTTACAACGAACAAACAGGATTCGGCGGATCCGCGGGTTTGCAAGCGGGAACAAGCGCACTTAGCTTTAACGCGGGAATAAGTTATTCCGAACAAGGAGGAATTTCAGCTAACGCTGGCCTCGGACTCGGAATGGGTAAAAACGGAACCACAGGATCGTATGCCAGCACTCTCAACTTGGGAATGAGCTACAACAGACAAGACGGCTTTGGCACTAGCGTGGGAATTTCAAGAAACAACAACGTGGTTCTTCCGGGAGTTGGTGCTACACTTTCTCGTTCGGAGTTTGGAGGATGGGGAGCGGATGTATCTACGGACCAATACGGTTCGTATGAAGGTAAAGGCGGTAAATACGGCGGAGTCAGTGGAGGACTTTCTTGGAACGAACACACTGGCCTTACACTCAGCTTAAACTCGGGGGGAACCAATGCATTCAACTACAATGCTCAGAGCGGTTTAACCAGTAACAGTAACTTTCTTGCCGAGTCTGCAATGAACAACGGTCTTTCTCAAGGGGTGGCTGAGACTCCCGAAGAAAAAGCATATGCGGCAGCGAAAGCAGAAGCGGATTCCAGAGCTGCTCAGAATAGGAACAATTCTGAACAAGGAAAATCTGCGTTAGACGCGGTTGGATATGCTACGCAGAGAAGAGAAGAAGACTACTCTCAAAACCACGGTGACATTGACAACGATGGAAAAAACAAAGGATCTGGAATTGATCCAACCAAGTTGGAAATCAACCAATACGAGCGTTTTCAAAACAGAGATGGTGCCGCTGAGAACTTGAGCAAGAAAATAGATGAAACGTATAGCGCGAACCAAGGTAAGGACAAAAAGCTGCACAAAGAGTTTACCTCAGAAATCGATTTGAGGAGAAGTAAGATTTCTGAGAACGAGGCGAATATGAGTTTGGGCGACAAGATGAAGTTGGACAAACTCAAAGATCAAAAAGCGGCCTTAGATGCGGAATACAAAGCTATCAATTCTGGGGGAGGGAAAAACGACAAATACAATGAAATACTTTTGCTAAAAATCGAAGCAGTGAATCATCAAATGAATGATATGAAGGCGGGAGACGCATTTAAATACAAAGGGGAGAATGCGGACAATCGGACTGAACTGATGGGAAGAATGATTGAGCTGAAAGAGAAAGAAGCGTATGGAACATTGACTCCTAACGAGAAAAAAGATCTTGCTAAGGTAACGAGTGGTCTGGAAGATTATCGCCGATATGGCCAAGTTAGAGATCTGATTTTGAACAACAAGATTTCGAGTTATGATTTAGGTTCGTCTACGAC
- a CDS encoding DDE-type integrase/transposase/recombinase, whose protein sequence is MQTATHSSVILPTIPKKNRNSYDTFWKFNVANGVITSEQLKGLPKSTVHSLKNKDPDSFRHIYGFRFNGMEPNLQREANYLSIRLENSLTLQKGIIALAKIKLCLLQIKSLPKKMKNSIQVKEKIVRTIQRVRDDLGFERTLRKFHISKSTFHSWFFQVRFRCSSSWEKLCHKRFVGQISVKEIDSLKNLLLEKATLFWPLSSIWGYARKNDILHCSLSSFYKWARVIRPELFSNKFKKLKKEGFKTYRPNEVWHCDITQFVTKDNVKSHIYILIDNFSKMILAFRVAPQVDSDICASLVEEAISKYQTSFSKLTLPDLFPLINLNLSKESSFVHLMTDGGPENQGSLDRIIFDYELPINKITAGKDVSFSNSPIEAIHKITKYQCLHHLDIPNRQSLIQKLSEWIPIYNDQRPNRAGRYLLTPSEIFRGKSIDSNLLNQQSKDAKKQRYLLNKVTSCGVC, encoded by the coding sequence ATGCAGACAGCGACCCATTCATCAGTCATACTTCCTACAATCCCTAAAAAAAACAGGAATTCATACGATACATTCTGGAAATTCAATGTCGCTAACGGCGTTATTACTTCCGAGCAGCTCAAAGGGTTACCGAAATCCACCGTTCACTCTCTAAAAAACAAAGATCCAGATTCCTTTCGTCATATCTACGGGTTTCGGTTTAACGGGATGGAGCCGAATCTTCAAAGAGAAGCTAACTACCTTTCCATACGCTTGGAAAACTCTCTTACCCTTCAAAAAGGGATCATCGCTCTTGCAAAAATCAAACTATGTCTTCTTCAGATCAAATCTCTTCCGAAAAAGATGAAAAACTCAATTCAAGTTAAAGAAAAAATCGTCCGTACCATTCAAAGAGTAAGGGACGACCTTGGATTCGAAAGAACATTAAGGAAGTTTCATATCTCAAAGTCCACTTTTCACAGCTGGTTTTTCCAAGTGCGGTTCCGATGTAGTAGTTCCTGGGAAAAACTCTGCCACAAGCGGTTTGTCGGTCAGATTTCAGTCAAGGAAATCGATTCTTTAAAAAATCTTCTTTTGGAAAAAGCTACTTTGTTTTGGCCTCTTTCTTCCATTTGGGGATACGCTAGAAAAAACGACATTCTGCATTGCAGCTTATCTTCCTTTTACAAATGGGCGAGAGTGATTCGTCCCGAACTCTTTTCGAACAAGTTTAAGAAGCTAAAGAAAGAAGGTTTTAAAACCTACCGTCCCAATGAAGTTTGGCATTGCGATATCACTCAGTTTGTCACCAAAGACAACGTCAAATCTCATATTTACATCTTGATTGATAACTTCTCTAAGATGATTTTAGCGTTTAGAGTCGCTCCCCAAGTCGACAGCGACATCTGTGCTTCGTTAGTCGAGGAAGCCATTTCCAAGTATCAAACCTCTTTTTCCAAATTGACCTTGCCCGATCTTTTTCCTTTAATCAATCTCAATCTTTCTAAAGAATCTTCTTTCGTTCATTTGATGACCGACGGGGGGCCCGAAAATCAAGGCTCTCTCGACAGAATCATTTTTGATTACGAGCTTCCAATCAACAAAATTACCGCAGGTAAAGACGTTTCATTTTCTAACAGTCCCATCGAGGCAATCCACAAAATCACAAAGTATCAGTGCCTTCATCATTTAGATATTCCTAATAGACAATCTTTGATTCAAAAATTGTCCGAATGGATTCCCATCTACAACGATCAACGGCCCAACAGAGCCGGCCGTTATCTACTCACTCCTTCCGAAATCTTTCGCGGTAAATCCATTGATTCTAATTTGCTAAACCAACAATCGAAAGACGCTAAAAAACAAAGATACCTCCTTAATAAAGTTACATCCTGTGGAGTTTGTTAG